The following are encoded in a window of Streptomyces griseiscabiei genomic DNA:
- a CDS encoding FecCD family ABC transporter permease, producing MRRTPSRIPLPPLVTGLALLLLLSLIGGTGLGAAGIGWPDVLRFLWAGLTGGTVHAADAAPYTIVWEIRLPRVVLGAVVGAGLAAVGVAVQAIVRNALGDPFVLGISSGAAVGANAVILLGAFAGLGVWALSASAFLSALGAMALVYAVARSPHGLTPLRLVLTGTALAYGFEAVTTVMVFGAARGEAARSALMWLLGSLGGATWAQVPLVAVTVTAGWAWLRRRAESLNALAMGDETSAALGVRPERLRRELFLVTAAVTGTVVAVSGAIGFVGLMVPHVVRMLVGADHRRVLAVAPLVGAVLLVWADVLSRLLLAPAELPVGVITAVVGVPAFLLLMRRGGYAFGGR from the coding sequence CGCTCGTCACCGGCCTCGCGCTGCTCCTCCTGCTGTCGCTGATCGGCGGCACGGGCCTCGGCGCCGCCGGCATCGGCTGGCCGGACGTCCTGCGCTTCCTGTGGGCCGGCCTCACCGGCGGCACCGTGCATGCCGCCGACGCCGCCCCGTACACGATCGTCTGGGAGATCCGCCTGCCCCGGGTCGTGCTGGGCGCCGTCGTCGGCGCCGGACTCGCGGCCGTCGGCGTGGCCGTCCAGGCGATCGTGCGCAACGCGCTCGGCGACCCCTTCGTCCTCGGCATCTCCTCGGGCGCGGCGGTCGGCGCCAACGCCGTGATCCTGCTCGGCGCCTTCGCCGGTCTCGGCGTCTGGGCGCTGTCCGCGTCGGCGTTCCTGTCGGCCCTCGGAGCCATGGCCCTGGTGTACGCGGTGGCCCGCTCCCCGCACGGCCTGACCCCGCTGCGGCTGGTCCTCACCGGCACGGCACTGGCGTACGGCTTCGAGGCGGTCACCACGGTCATGGTGTTCGGCGCCGCCCGGGGCGAGGCGGCCCGGTCGGCGCTGATGTGGCTGCTGGGCAGTCTCGGCGGGGCGACCTGGGCGCAGGTGCCGCTCGTCGCCGTGACCGTGACGGCGGGCTGGGCGTGGCTGCGGCGGCGGGCCGAGTCGCTGAACGCCCTCGCCATGGGCGACGAGACCTCGGCCGCGCTCGGCGTCCGGCCCGAGCGGCTGCGCCGGGAGCTGTTCCTCGTCACCGCCGCCGTGACCGGGACCGTCGTCGCGGTCAGCGGGGCCATCGGGTTCGTCGGGCTGATGGTGCCGCACGTCGTACGGATGCTGGTCGGCGCCGACCACCGCCGGGTGCTGGCCGTGGCCCCGCTGGTCGGCGCCGTGCTGCTGGTGTGGGCGGACGTGCTGTCCCGGCTGCTGCTCGCCCCCGCCGAACTGCCCGTCGGAGTCATCACCGCCGTGGTGGGCGTGCCCGCCTTCCTGCTGCTGATGCGGCGCGGCGGCTACGCGTTCGGAGGCCGCTGA
- a CDS encoding ABC transporter ATP-binding protein → MRLDIDGVTVEVAGARLVDDIRLTADSGAFVGLVGPNGSGKSTLLRCVYRALRPAAGTVRLDGDDAHAMDSRAAARLLAALPQESSAEFDFTVAEVVAMGRLPHRERTAASDTEICARAMSRTGVDHLADRGFLALSGGEKQRVLLARALAQQPRVLVLDEPTNHLDIAHQLDVLSLVRDSGVTVLAALHDLNLAAAHCDVLYVVAGGRIVASGPPHDVLHPDLLAEVFGVRAHPVRHPETGAVQLLFDLLPPTT, encoded by the coding sequence ATGCGACTGGACATCGACGGGGTGACGGTCGAGGTGGCCGGCGCACGGCTGGTCGACGACATCCGCCTCACCGCGGACAGCGGGGCGTTCGTCGGGCTCGTCGGCCCCAACGGCAGCGGCAAATCGACCCTGCTGCGCTGTGTGTACCGGGCGCTGCGCCCGGCCGCCGGCACGGTACGGCTGGACGGCGACGACGCGCACGCCATGGACTCCCGGGCCGCCGCCCGGCTGCTGGCCGCACTGCCGCAGGAGTCGTCCGCGGAGTTCGACTTCACGGTCGCCGAGGTCGTCGCCATGGGACGGCTGCCGCACCGGGAGCGCACGGCCGCCTCCGACACGGAGATCTGCGCGCGGGCCATGAGCCGGACGGGGGTGGACCATCTCGCCGACCGGGGGTTCCTGGCCCTGTCCGGCGGTGAGAAACAGCGCGTCCTGCTGGCCCGCGCCCTCGCCCAGCAGCCCCGGGTGCTCGTCCTCGACGAACCCACCAACCACCTCGACATCGCCCACCAGCTGGATGTGCTGTCCCTGGTCCGCGACAGCGGCGTCACCGTGCTCGCCGCCCTGCACGACCTCAACCTCGCCGCCGCGCACTGCGATGTGCTGTATGTGGTCGCGGGCGGCCGGATCGTCGCCTCGGGCCCGCCCCACGACGTCCTCCACCCCGACCTGCTGGCCGAGGTGTTCGGGGTCCGCGCCCATCCCGTACGGCACCCGGAGACCGGCGCCGTCCAACTCCTGTTCGACCTGCTCCCGCCCACCACCTGA
- a CDS encoding ABC transporter substrate-binding protein yields MRKLLAAALCLAATVTATGCGATVEPAEDGTSPSTSAAKPITLTNCGQKITFDKAPERVVTNDVGITELMFALGLEDRMAGFAMPDDKGDLSGVPWKDGYDKVKWLSKDQLTKENVLDAKADLVFAGWNYGFREDAGFTPDALKKLGVPSYILTESCRNGRTETSRGIMPPLDALYTDLTNLGKLFGVEKRAATLVADFKKQIADVRSKAPAKSPKVFLYDSGQDQPFTSGRFAAPEQIITEAGGVNVMHDVEDSWTTVGWESVVQRDPDVIVICDYGDVSAEQKKKFLLSYAPLRGVSAIKHKRIFVLDYVDLVESPRNPSAIARLAAYLRTASKS; encoded by the coding sequence ATGCGCAAGCTGCTCGCCGCCGCCCTCTGCCTCGCCGCGACCGTCACCGCCACCGGCTGCGGCGCGACCGTCGAACCGGCCGAGGACGGCACGTCCCCGTCCACCTCCGCCGCGAAGCCGATCACCCTCACCAACTGCGGACAGAAGATCACCTTCGACAAGGCCCCCGAACGCGTCGTCACCAACGACGTGGGGATCACCGAGCTGATGTTCGCCCTCGGCCTGGAGGACCGGATGGCCGGGTTCGCCATGCCCGACGACAAGGGCGATCTCAGCGGCGTGCCGTGGAAGGACGGCTACGACAAGGTCAAGTGGCTGTCGAAGGACCAGCTCACCAAGGAGAACGTCCTCGACGCCAAGGCCGACCTCGTCTTCGCCGGCTGGAACTACGGGTTCCGCGAGGACGCCGGGTTCACCCCCGACGCCCTGAAGAAGCTCGGCGTCCCCTCGTACATCCTCACCGAGTCCTGCCGCAACGGCCGTACCGAGACCTCGCGCGGCATCATGCCGCCCCTCGACGCCCTCTACACCGACCTCACCAACCTCGGAAAGCTGTTCGGCGTCGAGAAGCGGGCCGCGACCCTCGTCGCCGACTTCAAGAAGCAGATCGCCGACGTCAGGAGCAAGGCACCCGCGAAGAGCCCCAAGGTCTTCCTCTACGACAGCGGCCAGGACCAGCCCTTCACCTCCGGCCGCTTCGCCGCCCCCGAGCAGATCATCACCGAGGCCGGCGGGGTCAACGTCATGCACGACGTCGAGGACTCCTGGACCACCGTCGGCTGGGAGAGCGTCGTCCAGCGCGACCCCGACGTCATCGTGATCTGCGACTACGGGGACGTCAGCGCCGAGCAGAAGAAGAAGTTCCTGCTCTCCTACGCCCCGCTGCGCGGCGTCTCCGCGATCAAGCACAAGCGGATCTTCGTCCTCGACTACGTCGACCTGGTCGAGAGCCCCCGCAACCCGTCGGCCATCGCCCGCCTCGCCGCCTACCTGCGGACGGCCTCCAAGAGCTAA
- a CDS encoding cobalt-precorrin-5B (C(1))-methyltransferase, with protein sequence MSSDSSDSDNTAQGAGAAKGGRAAQLKHTGLRHGWTTGACATAATTAAYTALLTGEFPDPVTITLPKGQTPAFALAAEELTDGSAMAGIVKDAGDDPDVTHGALVRATVRRLPAGAGVVFRAGPGVGTVTRPGLPLPVGEPAVNPVPRQMMRDHVAEVAARHGGTGDVEITVSVDHGEEIARSTWNPRLGILGGLSILGTTGIVVPYSCSAWIDSIRRGVDVARAAGRTHVAGCTGSTSEKTVVAEYDLPEDALLDMGDFAGAVLKYVRRHPVGRLTICGGFAKLSKLAAGHLDLHSARSQVDKGFLAELARRGGADEALAAEVAGANTGLAALQLCAAAGVPLGDLVAETARDEALAVLRGAPVAVDVICIDRAGTVVGRSTVR encoded by the coding sequence ATGAGCAGCGACAGCAGCGACAGCGACAACACGGCGCAGGGGGCCGGCGCGGCCAAGGGTGGTCGTGCCGCCCAACTGAAGCACACCGGTCTGCGGCACGGCTGGACCACCGGTGCCTGTGCGACGGCGGCGACGACGGCCGCGTACACCGCGCTGCTGACCGGCGAGTTCCCGGACCCGGTGACCATCACCCTGCCGAAGGGGCAGACCCCGGCGTTCGCGCTGGCGGCCGAGGAGCTGACCGACGGCAGCGCGATGGCGGGGATCGTGAAGGACGCGGGCGACGATCCGGACGTCACGCACGGCGCGCTGGTCCGGGCCACGGTGCGGCGGCTGCCCGCCGGGGCGGGCGTGGTGTTCCGGGCCGGGCCCGGCGTCGGGACGGTCACCCGCCCCGGGCTGCCCCTCCCGGTCGGCGAGCCGGCGGTGAACCCGGTCCCCCGGCAGATGATGCGGGACCACGTCGCCGAGGTCGCCGCCCGCCACGGCGGCACCGGGGACGTCGAGATCACCGTCTCCGTCGACCACGGCGAGGAGATCGCCCGCTCCACCTGGAATCCCCGCCTGGGCATCCTCGGCGGTCTGTCGATCCTCGGCACCACCGGGATCGTCGTCCCGTACTCCTGCTCGGCGTGGATCGACTCCATCCGGCGGGGCGTGGACGTGGCGCGGGCGGCCGGGCGCACGCATGTCGCCGGGTGCACGGGGTCGACGTCGGAGAAGACGGTCGTCGCCGAGTACGACCTGCCCGAGGACGCGCTGCTCGACATGGGCGACTTCGCGGGCGCGGTCCTCAAGTACGTACGCCGGCATCCCGTCGGCCGCCTGACGATCTGCGGCGGCTTCGCCAAGCTCTCCAAGCTCGCCGCCGGCCATCTCGATCTGCACTCCGCCCGCTCCCAGGTCGACAAGGGCTTCCTCGCCGAACTGGCCCGGCGCGGCGGCGCCGACGAGGCACTGGCCGCCGAGGTCGCGGGCGCCAACACCGGGCTCGCCGCGCTCCAGCTGTGCGCGGCGGCCGGGGTGCCGCTCGGTGACCTGGTGGCGGAGACGGCCCGTGACGAGGCCCTGGCCGTGCTGCGGGGCGCGCCCGTCGCGGTCGACGTCATCTGCATCGACCGCGCGGGCACGGTTGTGGGGCGCAGTACGGTCCGTTAG
- a CDS encoding cobalt-precorrin-6A reductase → MHVLILGGTTEARRLAELLHATPGLRLTSSLAGRVASPRLPPGEVRVGGFGGAEGLAAWLREHGVDALIDATHPFAGTMSFHAARAAATSHVPLLALRRPGWAPAPDDDWHDAGSLDEAARLLPTLGRRVFLTTGRMGLAAFAALDDLWFLVRSVDPPEAPYPARLEVLLDRGPFTLDGERELLRRHRVDVVVTKDSGGAATAPKLTAAREAGLPVVVVRRPPVPEDVPVVPDPEAAARWVRERSRTPH, encoded by the coding sequence ATGCACGTACTGATCCTCGGCGGAACCACGGAGGCCCGCCGCCTGGCCGAGCTGCTGCACGCCACCCCCGGCCTGCGGCTGACCAGCTCACTGGCCGGCCGGGTCGCCAGCCCCCGGCTGCCCCCGGGCGAGGTCCGCGTCGGCGGCTTCGGCGGGGCCGAGGGGCTGGCCGCCTGGCTGCGCGAGCACGGGGTGGACGCGCTCATCGACGCCACGCATCCTTTCGCCGGGACCATGAGTTTCCACGCGGCACGGGCTGCCGCCACCTCCCATGTTCCCCTGCTCGCGCTGCGCCGCCCCGGCTGGGCCCCGGCCCCGGACGACGACTGGCACGACGCCGGCTCGCTGGACGAGGCCGCCCGGCTGCTGCCCACGCTCGGCCGGCGGGTGTTCCTGACCACCGGGCGGATGGGCCTGGCCGCCTTCGCCGCCCTGGACGACCTGTGGTTCCTCGTCCGGTCCGTCGACCCGCCCGAGGCCCCGTACCCGGCCCGGCTGGAGGTGCTGCTCGACCGGGGCCCCTTCACCCTCGACGGTGAACGGGAACTGCTCCGCCGCCACCGCGTCGACGTCGTCGTGACCAAGGACAGCGGCGGAGCGGCCACCGCGCCGAAGCTCACCGCCGCCCGGGAGGCGGGGCTGCCGGTGGTCGTGGTGCGCCGCCCGCCCGTGCCCGAGGACGTCCCCGTGGTGCCGGACCCCGAGGCGGCCGCCCGGTGGGTACGGGAGCGCTCGCGCACCCCGCACTGA
- the cobJ gene encoding precorrin-3B C(17)-methyltransferase produces MTVRAVEVISGADVIAYHCARHGRSIARSIAARHLRADQIEERLMYPLTTETTDHPGGYKGAMEEFYAEASARLAAHLDAGRTVAVLAEGDPLFYGSYMHMHKRLVDRYDTEVVPGVTSVSAAAARLGTPLVEGEEVLTILPGTLPEEELTARLAATDVAVVMKLGRTFTKVRSALERSGRLDEARYVERATMAGERVGELADVDPESVPYFAVAVLPSQVDAERPEARERGEVVVVGTGPAGPLWLTPETRGALAAADDLVGYTTYLDRVPKRAGQVRHGSDNRVESERAEFALDLARRGRRVAVVSGGDPGVFAMATAVLEVAAQEEYADVPVRVLPGVTAANAAAARAGAPLGHDYATISLSDRLKPWEVIAERLRAAASADLVLALYNPGSHSRTWQVGKARELLLEHRAPDTPVVVARDVGGAGERVRIVRLADLDPSEVDMRTILLIGSSQTRVVRRGDGEEIVWTPRRYPEG; encoded by the coding sequence CGGGCGTTCCATCGCCCGCTCGATCGCGGCGCGGCATCTGCGCGCCGACCAGATCGAGGAACGGCTGATGTATCCGCTGACGACGGAGACCACCGACCATCCCGGCGGCTACAAGGGCGCGATGGAGGAGTTCTACGCGGAGGCGTCGGCGCGGCTGGCGGCGCATCTCGACGCGGGGCGCACGGTCGCGGTCCTCGCGGAGGGCGATCCGCTCTTCTACGGCTCCTACATGCACATGCACAAGCGGCTCGTGGACCGTTACGACACCGAGGTCGTCCCCGGTGTGACGTCCGTGTCCGCCGCCGCCGCGCGGCTCGGCACCCCGCTGGTGGAGGGCGAGGAGGTGCTGACGATCCTGCCGGGCACCCTGCCCGAGGAGGAGCTGACGGCACGGCTCGCCGCGACGGACGTGGCCGTGGTGATGAAGCTGGGGCGGACGTTCACCAAGGTGCGGAGCGCGCTGGAGCGTTCGGGCCGGCTGGACGAGGCCCGGTATGTCGAGCGGGCCACCATGGCCGGGGAGCGGGTCGGCGAACTGGCGGACGTGGACCCGGAGTCGGTGCCGTACTTCGCGGTGGCGGTGCTGCCCAGCCAGGTCGACGCCGAGCGGCCCGAGGCGCGGGAGCGGGGCGAGGTCGTGGTGGTCGGGACCGGGCCCGCCGGTCCGCTGTGGCTGACGCCCGAGACGCGGGGCGCGCTGGCCGCCGCCGACGACCTGGTCGGCTACACCACCTATCTGGACCGGGTGCCGAAGCGTGCCGGGCAGGTGCGGCACGGCTCGGACAACCGGGTCGAGTCGGAGCGCGCCGAGTTCGCCCTCGATCTGGCCCGGCGCGGGCGGCGGGTCGCGGTGGTCTCCGGCGGTGACCCGGGGGTCTTCGCCATGGCGACGGCCGTGCTGGAGGTCGCCGCGCAGGAGGAGTACGCGGACGTCCCGGTGCGGGTGCTGCCGGGGGTGACCGCGGCGAACGCCGCCGCCGCCCGCGCGGGCGCCCCGCTCGGCCACGACTACGCCACGATCTCCCTCTCCGACCGGCTCAAGCCCTGGGAGGTCATCGCCGAACGGCTTCGCGCGGCGGCCTCGGCTGATCTGGTGCTGGCGCTCTACAACCCCGGTTCGCACAGCCGTACCTGGCAGGTGGGCAAGGCGCGTGAACTGCTGCTGGAGCACCGGGCTCCGGACACCCCGGTCGTCGTCGCGCGGGACGTGGGCGGTGCCGGCGAGCGCGTACGGATCGTACGGCTGGCCGACCTGGACCCGTCCGAGGTCGACATGCGCACGATCCTGCTGATCGGCTCCTCGCAGACCCGGGTCGTACGGCGTGGGGACGGCGAGGAGATCGTCTGGACACCGCGCCGGTATCCGGAGGGGTGA